CCTTACCAGTGATCACAACAACTTGGTCACCTTTAATGATTTTATTCATCGCGCTATTCCTTATAATACTTCAGGCGCTAATGAAACGATTTTCATAAATCGCTCAGTACGCAACTCACGGGTTACCGGACCAAAAATACGGGTACCCAGAGGTTCAAGTTTATTGTTTAACAACACGGCGGCGTTGTTATCAAATTTAATCAACGCACCATCAGGACGACGCACACCTTTAGCAGTACGAACAACAACTGCATTGTACACATCACCTTTTTTAACACGACCACGCGGGGCCGCATCTTTAACTGCGACTTTAATAATATCGCCAACAGAAGCGTAGCGACGCTTAGATCCGCCCAACACTTTGATGCACATCACACGACGCGCACCAGAGTTATCAGCCACATCTAAGATGGTCTGCATTTGAATCATATTAGTACCTTTAAATTAACCAACTTAATTTACCATTTTCATATAACTCGCCCACTTATTTCAATTGAGCTAACTAAATGAAACCATTACGGTTCTAGTAAACCAGTCTTGGATCCCGAAGGGAAGAAACTTCCAGAAGAAACTGAAAGATAAGAAACGAAGTTTACACGCAAATTCACTTTGGCGCAACACTTCGTTTCTTATTAAAGCTAACTGTCTTAAATTTTAAACAGTACGTGCTTTCTCAACCAGTTCTTTAACAACCCAAGATTTGGTTTTTGACAGTGGACGAGATTCCGCAATTACTACAACATCACCAATTCCATATTGATTATTTTCATCATGGGCATGGATTTTAGTTGATAAACGGATAATTTTACCGTACAGAGGATGTTTTACTTTACGTTCAACCAATACTGTCACAGTTTTGTCCATTTTGTCGCTTACCACTTTGCCTTGCAAAGTACGAACATTTTTATTTTCGCTCATTACTTAGCACCTTTTTCAGTTAAAATGGTTTTAATACGAGCAATATCGCGACGTACACGTTTTAATTCGCTTGGTTTACCCAATTGACCAGTTGCGTTTTGCATACGTAAGCCAAACTGAGCTTTCAACAAGTCCAACAAATCTGCATTTAATTGCTCAATAGATTTGTCTTTCAATTCATTTGCTTTCATTATTGACCTACCTGTCTTACTACAAAGGTCGTAGGAATAGGCAATTTGGCAGCAGCTAATTCAAATGCTTCACGAGCCAAAGCCTCTGGAACACCGTCCATCTCATACAACACTTTGCCTGGTTTGATTTCGGCAATGTAATATTCCACGTTACCTTTACCGCCACCCATACGAACTTGAATAGGTTTTTCAGTAATTGGTTTATCAGGGAATACACGAATCCAAATACGACCACCACGTTTAATGTGGCGAGTCATTGTACGACGAGCAGCTTCGATTTGGCGGGCAGTCAAACGACCGCGACCAACGGCTTTCAAACCGAACTCACCGAAACTTACTTTGTTACCGCGGGTAGCAATACCAGTATTGCGACCTTTTTGTTGCTTGCGGTATTTCAGTCTAGTTGGCTGCAGCATTACGTCCACCTGCCTTTCTTTGTTTCTTTTCATGCTCAGGTTTAGCTGAAGTCTTTACATTACCTTCAGTATAGACCCAAACTTTCAGACCCAGCACGCCATAAGTAGTATGAGCTTCGCTAGTTGCATAATCTACGTTTGCGCGCAAAGTATGCAGAGGTACTCGACCTTCACGATACCATTCGCTACGAGCAATATCTGCACCATTCAGACGACCTGAGGTCATGATCTTGATACCTTTTGCTCCTGAACGCATAGCATTTTGCATAGCGCGTTTCATAGCACGGCGGAATTGAACGCGTTTTTCCAATTGCTGTGCAATACCATCAGCAATAATTTGCGCATCCAATTCAGGTTTACGGATTTCTTCGATATTCACATGAACAGGCACACCCATCAGGGCTTGCAGATCACGCTTCAGAACTTCGATATCCTCACCTTTTTTACCAATTACTACGCCTGGACGAGCAGAGTGAATAGTAATACGTGCAGATTTCGCAGGACGCTCAATAACTACGCGACCAACAGAAGCATTCGCCAATTTTTTACGCAGGTAGTTACGAACATCAATATCTTGCTTCAAAACAGCAGAAAAGTCGGTGCTTTTAGCAAACCATTTTGAAGCCCAGTCTTTAGTTACCGCCAGGCGAAAGCCTGTAGGGTTAATCTTTTGTCCCATAGCTTTTCCTTAGTTGCCCACTGTCACATTGATATGACAAGTTTGTTTTTCAATGCGGTTACCGCGACCTTTGGCACGAGCTTGGAAACGTTTCAAGCTTGGACCTTTGTCAACAAAGATAGTGACCACTTTCAACTCATCAATGTCGGCACCGTTATTGTGCTCGGCATTAGCAATAGCTGATTCCAATACTTTTTTAATCAACTCAGCACCTTTTTTAGGGCTGAAAGTCAAAATATTCAAAGCTTGGGCAACGTCTTTACCACGGATCAAATCAGCTACCAAACGAGCTTTTTGAGCTGAAATACGGGCATTTTTATGTTGTGCATTTACTCTCATGATTCACCTTATTTCTTTTTAGCCTTTTTATCAGCCAAGTGGCCTTTAAAGGTACGGGTCAATGAGAATTCACCTAATTTATGACCAACCATGTTATCGCTGATAAACACGGGCACATGGGTGCGGCCGTTGTGTACAGCAATGGTCAGACCGATAAAATCAGGCAGAATGGTAGAACGACGAGACCAAGTTTTAATCGGGCGCTTGTCGTTGCTTGCACGAGCAGCATCTACTTTTTTCAGCAAATGCAGGTCTACATATGGGCCTTTTTTCAATGAACGAGCCATACTAATTAACCTTTATTTGAGTAACGACGACGAACAATCATGTTATCCGTGCGTTTGTTATTACGAGTGCGGTAGCCTTTAGCAGGAGTACCCCATGGGCTAACTGGTTCGCGAGCTTCACCGGTACGACCTTCACCACCACCATGCGGGTGATCGACAGGGTTCATGACAACACCACGAACGGTCGGACGAATACCGCGCCAACGATTGGCACCGGCTTTACCGATTTTTTTCAGGCTTTGCTCTTCGTTACCGACTTCACCGATGGTTGCACGGCAATCTACGTTGATTTTACGAACTTCGCCAGAGCGCAGACGGACTTGAGCGTATGCGCCTTCTTTAGCCAGCAATACCGCAGAAGCACCGGCAGAACGTGCAATTTGAGCACCTTTGCCAGGTTTCATTTCGATACAGTGGATAGTTGTACCAACGGGGATGTTGCGGATCGGCAGGGTGTTACCTACTTTGATGGCAGCTTCAGCACCGGAAACCAATACAGCACCGGCTTGAATACCGCGAGGAGCGATGATGTAGCGACGCTCACCGTCTGCATAGCACAACAGTGCAATGAAGGCAGTACGGTTAGGATCGTATTCAATACGCTCTACTTTTGCAGGGATACCGTCTTTGTTACGTTTAAAGTCTACAACACGGTAATGGTGTTTATGACCGCCGCCTTTGTGACGAGTGGTGATATGACCATTATTGTTACGACCGGCAGTAGAATTTTTCTTTTCGAGCAAAGGTGCATAAGGCGCACCTTTGTGCAAACCTTCTGTTACCACGCGAACCATGCCGCGACGGCCTGCAGAAGTTGGCTTCATTTTAACAATTGCCATTTTGTTTATTCCTTATCTGCAGCTGCAGCAGCGGCTTCCAAATCCAACTCTTGACCGGCAGCCAAGCTTACATAAGCTTTTTTAACATCGCTGCGGCGGCCCAAAGTACGACCAAAACGCTTAGTTTTACCTTTAATGGTAACGGTAGTTACAGAAGCAACTTGAACACCGAACAGCAGCTCAACAGCCGCTTTGATTTCAGGTTTGGTTGCATTTGCCAAAACTTTAAACGTCATTTGGTTGCGTTTTTCAGCCAATACGTTGCTTTTTTCAGAAACGATAGGTGCCAAAATCACTTGAGTCAAACGTTGTTGATTCATACCCATTGCTCCTCTAATTGTGCAACTGCATCTTTAGTGATGATTACTTTTTTGTAACGCAGCAAGCTGTAAGGATCAACTTGTTGAGCTTCCAAAACCAACACGTTTGGCAAGTTGCGTGAAGCCAAGTAAACATTCTCATCGAGCTGTTTGGTTACAAACAGCACTTGCTCCAGACCCAGATTTTTCACTTGTTCAGCAAAAACTTTGGTTTTAGGAGTTTCAGCAGTCAAAGCTTCGATAGCAAACAAACGCTCGTCACGGGCCAATTGGGACAGGATAGTCGCCATACCGGCACGGTACATTTTACGGTTTACTTTTTGAGTGAAGTTTTCGTCGGGTTTGTTCGGGAACGCACGACCACCTTTACGCCACAGCGGAGAAGAAGTCATACCGGAACGGGCACGGCCGGTACCTTTTTGGCGCCATGGTTTTTTGGTTGAGTGTTTTACTTCGGCACGGGTTTTTTGAGCACGGTTGCCAGAGCGGGCGTTTGCCAAGTAGGCATTTACCAGCTGATGAACCAACGCTTCATTGTATTCGCGAGCGAACAAAGCATCAGAAACAGACAGACTGCCTGAAACTTGTCCTTTAGCGTCAATTACTTTCAATTCCATTACGCACCTACTTTCACGCTAGGACGAACTACAACATCGCTGTTGACCGCACCCGGAACAGCACCCTTAACCAACAGCAGTTGGCGTTCTGCATCAACACGGACAACTTCCAGTTTTTGAACAGTTGCTTTGGTGTTGCCGTATTGACCAGCCATGCGTTTACCGGGGAACACGCGACCTGGGTCTTGCGCCATACCGATAGAACCTGGAACACGGTGAGAACGGGAGTTACCGTGGGAAGTACGCTGGGCACCGAAGTTATGACGTTTGATCGTACCGGAGAAACCTTTACCTTTAGAGGTACCGGTTACATCGACCAGTTGACCGACTTCAAACATAGAAACGGTGATTTCGTCACCGGCTTTCAATTCAGCCAGTTTTTCTTCAGCCAAAGCAAACTCGATCAAACCGCGACCGGCTTCAACACCTGCTTTTGCAAAGTGTCCGGCTTCGGCTTTGTTGACACGGTTAGCTTTTTTCTGACCAAAGGTAACTTGAACGGCAGTATAGCCGTCAGTATCTTTGGATTTTACTTGTGTAACGCGGTTGGCAGACATATCCAAAACGGTTACCGGAACAGAAACACCCTGTTCGTCGAACACACGGGTCATACCAACTTTGCGTCCAACCAGACCTAAAGTCATGATTATTTTCCTTTTAAAGTAAAGGGGCGGGCTACGATTGGCCTGCCTTTGGACAATGATAAAACTTGGCACATTTGTACCAAGCCCTGCACTATACCACGACAATAAAGAAGTTTTCAAGAAAAATCTTAGGCTTGCCGCAGATTATTTACTGTCATCCGAGCGATTTGGGTTTTATCCAATCCATCGATATTCTGTTCTGAATTTTGACAGTCTTAATTGTTGTTCAACGATATAAAAGGTCGTCTGAAATTTCATCTACAACAAAATTTCAGACGACCTCTTCTCAATACATGGTTATTTTACGCTACTCGGATACGTTTCATACCGAGAATGCTATTTCTGCAACTCCGTCGGTGGGTTTTGCTCGGGCTGGCGCGTGTGCAATTTATACCAACCAAACAACCGTACCAAACATAATAAGGCAATTAAGGGCATACATAAAGCGGAAACCAAATAACGCGGATTGCCGGTATTGAGGATGTTTCCTCCTGCCGACAGGGTCAATGCGGCATTAAACCACTCCCACAACGAAGGCACGCTGAAAGCCAACACGGCAATCAGTCCGAGCGTCCGGAAAATACCGATGGGCAAAATCTGACGTTTTAGCACTGTACGGTTTAGCTGTAACAAGACAATCAATCCGAACCCGATGATGATGACCATGCCGCCGTTTGCAACGATTTGCAGGCTGTTGAACGCGATGTCGGGCGTTACCGCCAGTCCGCCGTCTGAAGCAGGAGCCGCTTGCTGCTGAAGGTTAAGCCCTTGAA
The DNA window shown above is from Neisseria sicca and carries:
- the rplN gene encoding 50S ribosomal protein L14, which gives rise to MIQMQTILDVADNSGARRVMCIKVLGGSKRRYASVGDIIKVAVKDAAPRGRVKKGDVYNAVVVRTAKGVRRPDGALIKFDNNAAVLLNNKLEPLGTRIFGPVTRELRTERFMKIVSLAPEVL
- the rpsQ gene encoding 30S ribosomal protein S17, coding for MSENKNVRTLQGKVVSDKMDKTVTVLVERKVKHPLYGKIIRLSTKIHAHDENNQYGIGDVVVIAESRPLSKTKSWVVKELVEKARTV
- the rpmC gene encoding 50S ribosomal protein L29 translates to MKANELKDKSIEQLNADLLDLLKAQFGLRMQNATGQLGKPSELKRVRRDIARIKTILTEKGAK
- the rplP gene encoding 50S ribosomal protein L16; the encoded protein is MLQPTRLKYRKQQKGRNTGIATRGNKVSFGEFGLKAVGRGRLTARQIEAARRTMTRHIKRGGRIWIRVFPDKPITEKPIQVRMGGGKGNVEYYIAEIKPGKVLYEMDGVPEALAREAFELAAAKLPIPTTFVVRQVGQ
- the rpsC gene encoding 30S ribosomal protein S3, producing MGQKINPTGFRLAVTKDWASKWFAKSTDFSAVLKQDIDVRNYLRKKLANASVGRVVIERPAKSARITIHSARPGVVIGKKGEDIEVLKRDLQALMGVPVHVNIEEIRKPELDAQIIADGIAQQLEKRVQFRRAMKRAMQNAMRSGAKGIKIMTSGRLNGADIARSEWYREGRVPLHTLRANVDYATSEAHTTYGVLGLKVWVYTEGNVKTSAKPEHEKKQRKAGGRNAAAN
- the rplV gene encoding 50S ribosomal protein L22, giving the protein MRVNAQHKNARISAQKARLVADLIRGKDVAQALNILTFSPKKGAELIKKVLESAIANAEHNNGADIDELKVVTIFVDKGPSLKRFQARAKGRGNRIEKQTCHINVTVGN
- the rpsS gene encoding 30S ribosomal protein S19, with the translated sequence MARSLKKGPYVDLHLLKKVDAARASNDKRPIKTWSRRSTILPDFIGLTIAVHNGRTHVPVFISDNMVGHKLGEFSLTRTFKGHLADKKAKKK
- the rplB gene encoding 50S ribosomal protein L2 translates to MAIVKMKPTSAGRRGMVRVVTEGLHKGAPYAPLLEKKNSTAGRNNNGHITTRHKGGGHKHHYRVVDFKRNKDGIPAKVERIEYDPNRTAFIALLCYADGERRYIIAPRGIQAGAVLVSGAEAAIKVGNTLPIRNIPVGTTIHCIEMKPGKGAQIARSAGASAVLLAKEGAYAQVRLRSGEVRKINVDCRATIGEVGNEEQSLKKIGKAGANRWRGIRPTVRGVVMNPVDHPHGGGEGRTGEAREPVSPWGTPAKGYRTRNNKRTDNMIVRRRYSNKG
- the rplW gene encoding 50S ribosomal protein L23: MNQQRLTQVILAPIVSEKSNVLAEKRNQMTFKVLANATKPEIKAAVELLFGVQVASVTTVTIKGKTKRFGRTLGRRSDVKKAYVSLAAGQELDLEAAAAAADKE
- the rplD gene encoding 50S ribosomal protein L4, with the translated sequence MELKVIDAKGQVSGSLSVSDALFAREYNEALVHQLVNAYLANARSGNRAQKTRAEVKHSTKKPWRQKGTGRARSGMTSSPLWRKGGRAFPNKPDENFTQKVNRKMYRAGMATILSQLARDERLFAIEALTAETPKTKVFAEQVKNLGLEQVLFVTKQLDENVYLASRNLPNVLVLEAQQVDPYSLLRYKKVIITKDAVAQLEEQWV
- the rplC gene encoding 50S ribosomal protein L3, giving the protein MTLGLVGRKVGMTRVFDEQGVSVPVTVLDMSANRVTQVKSKDTDGYTAVQVTFGQKKANRVNKAEAGHFAKAGVEAGRGLIEFALAEEKLAELKAGDEITVSMFEVGQLVDVTGTSKGKGFSGTIKRHNFGAQRTSHGNSRSHRVPGSIGMAQDPGRVFPGKRMAGQYGNTKATVQKLEVVRVDAERQLLLVKGAVPGAVNSDVVVRPSVKVGA